One Artemia franciscana chromosome 6, ASM3288406v1, whole genome shotgun sequence DNA window includes the following coding sequences:
- the LOC136028515 gene encoding mucin-2-like: MSYRSYMTRSSGNYPQPSLYSGSSTSSNKGYSTGAKPSITSYSKVNEFRSPKSETLDNTVRSGYEPRNRYNSSSYEPMKSYYNTGSRQDGTVNYKQDIREAKSPNKFSANEPSRASLDSDGQKRFGYSSRVEPKGLTKIPSLSEDKETKYHSKEKVSNLGSHRTSSFRETESTESTTPRFYSSLPRNQGSEKTFTSRFLKPQGEVSVSYLPKKTNEVKEQRLESTKDNINLIVPTYRPKYSRFLSSTSNPTFSRPNSSQDGFKSPTSPTLPVPPDILESKANSYSSSRFEPQPVGHKKQSSSPTSSKSAHSLCNSPGKTSSSSYSSSEEEEREEDFLTCRATSPNMYSCDPDPGSISAEKKVERSAKKLITAQFSSKEVQTDTEREEPRKSRFIGYTGYAGPSYSSYTPSRPTSSYYDKYLSRNYTTNLTKYRDETKIEDTVKKSPSPLAIKPPLSPSISKRNGESTNDIKEKIKAGILDVLMYTSMAGKNLERVQRSSSREKMSARIPAAQAKSRSPSVEYQLKPPVSPSSRARRTDHSPSSETFGKPPVSPLPRKISNPSCLSKSSSRCSSKSSQLSAQPKQKRQSLVSKKSSSDTSSESESESSIEFSPSSKSSSISNHKDENCQSSSEEETSSSNSGCLPEYQRNGSFSRSRLISNNSKSSLPRSSPSASHSNVLHRNSSNLSQTELRNNVRKSMSGSKRGNLGSRVNSTSSVLERNPSNSSRTSMIEKSGSNLSRSSLIQRSGSNLGRNRTTQNLSNASSRRSSAASISKIVPNLKRHPSKQNVIEIPKKNCVKNQNSYSSKSQFSSPEVSKSSSSDKLQSSRKSLAVEFTKKSFRNHSPSSSSIQSRKNSIEQKPLEVPVHQSSFQSKELGKIQRCSTVSSDWWNGVPELSSSPDGNEKQQDHPVPDSENESTSSSELQSNKKSGSPFLPPPNHDVLLSSESPTSELGDRTSPDGFEWPEESVSPPPNLYVVKKEKTLPEVEKYLSYDGEAISKVESDDDDDSSVDSESSESDEESLSEALSKAIGKEVAVSDEELNEVEDEDNDLKKIVFPSDKNKCNGNKFAEVRLRRNDSSTENQNNVHIAEAEKLAQYLKRLDAVNRISDHLTTPSGDELSLLALHDKKDNNRRREYVGTTYACTQDF; the protein is encoded by the exons ATGACAAGATCGTCGGGCAATTACCCACAGCCTAGTCTCTATAGTGGATCATCAACTTCAAGCAACAAG GGCTATTCTACTGGGGCCAAACCAAGCATCACTTCCTATTCAAAAGTCAATGAATTTCGGTCGCCGAAATCTGAAACGCTTGACAACACTGTTCGATCAGGATATGAGCCTCGAAATCGATATAATAGTTCTTCATACGAACCTATGAAAAGCTATTATAATACTGGCTCAAGACAAGATGGGACCGTGAATTACAAGCAGGATATACGTGAAGCCAAGTCTCCAAACAAGTTCAGTGCAAATGAACCCAGTAGAGCATCTCTCGATTCTGACGGCCAAAAGCGTTTTGGATATTCGAGCAGAGTTGAACCAAAAGGATTAACTAAAATACCGAGCTTGTCTGAAGATAAAGAGACCAAATATCATAGTAAAgaaaaagtaagtaatttagGAAGTCACAGGACTTCAAGCTTCCGGGAAACAGAATCGACAGAATCCACAACCCCTCGCTTCTATAGCTCTTTACCTAGAAATCAAGGATCTGAAAAAACCTTCACCTCAAGATTTTTAAAGCCACAGGGGGAAGTATCAGTGAGCTACTTaccgaaaaaaacaaatgaagtaAAAGAACAGAGACTTGAGTCtaccaaagataatataaatttgattGTTCCGACCTACCGTCCAAAATATTCACGTTTTTTAAGTTCAACATCAAATCCAACTTTTAGCAGACCTAATAGCAGCCAAGATGGTTTTAAGTCACCCACTTCTCCAACTTTACCCGTACCTCCTGATATATTAGAATCTAAAGCAAATTCTTATTCATCTTCTCGGTTTGAACCCCAACCAGTTGGACACAAAAAGCAGTCTTCATCACCGACATCATCTAAATCGGCACACTCTCTATGTAATTCCCCAGGAAAAACTTCATCCAGCTCATATTCTTCTTCTGAAGAGGAGGAAAGAGAGGAAGATTTCCTCACATGCAGAGCAACTTCTCCAAATATGTATAGTTGCGATCCAGATCCAGGGAGTATTAGTGCTGAAAAAAAGGTAGAGAGATCTGCTAAGAAGCTAATAACAGCACAGTTTTCTAGCAAAGAGGTTCAAACTGATACGGAAAGAGAAGAGCCGAGAAAGTCTCGTTTTATTGGATATACTGGGTATGCAGGGCCATCTTACAGTTCTTACACACCAAGTCGTCCCACTTCGAGTTACTATGACAAATATCTTTCTCGAAACTATACGACGAATTTAACGAAATATCGAGATGAAACTAAAATAGAAGATACTGTAAAGAAGTCCCCAAGTCCTCTGGCAATTAAGCCGCCATTATCCCCTTCAATATCAAAACGTAATGGCGAGTCTACAAATGACattaaagaaaagataaaagctGGTATTCTTGACGTCCTGATGTACACATCAATGGCTGGTAAGAATCTGGAAAGAGTACAACGGTCGTCATCTAGAGAGAAAATGTCTGCTAGAATTCCAGCTGCACAAGCAAAATCACGATCACCTTCCGTTGAATACCAACTAAAACCTCCCGTTTCTCCATCTTCCCGTGCAAGACGCACTGATCATTCTCCATCTAGTGAAACGTTTGGAAAACCTCCAGTATCTCCGCTGCCCAGAAAAATATCTAACCCTAGCTGCCTAAGCAAAAGTTCATCAAGATGCTCCTCAAAATCTTCACAACTTTCCGCACAACCCAAGCAAAAGAGACAATCTTTGGTTAGCAAAAAATCTTCAAGTGATACAAGCAGTGAAAGTGAATCAGAAAGTTCAATCGAATTTAGTCCAAGTTCTAAGTCTTCGAGTATTAGTAATCATAAAGATGAGAACTGTCAAAGCAGCTCTGAAGAAGAAACGTCTAGTAGTAATTCAGGTTGTCTTCCAGAATACCAAAGAAATGGTTCATTTTCACGATCAAGGCTCATTAGTAATAATTCCAAATCCAGCTTACCTCGTTCCAGTCCAAGTGCGAGTCACTCTAATGTGCTACATCGCAATAGTTCTAATTTAAGTCAAACAGAACTAAGGAATAATGTGCGTAAAAGTATGTCTGGTTCTAAACGCGGAAATTTGGGATCTCGGGTAAATTCAACATCAAGCGTTTTGGAGAGAAATCCGTCTAATTCAAGCAGAACAAGCATGATAGAAAAAAGCGGATCAAATTTGAGTCGATCTAGCTTAATTCAGCGAAGTGGATCTAACTTGGGCAGAAACAGAACCACTCAAAATCTCTCTAATGCAAGCAGTCGACGCAGTTCTGCTGCAAGTATTTCAAAAATCGTGCCTAATTTGAAACGTCATCCTTCTAAACAAAATGTCattgaaattccaaaaaaaaattgcgtcaAAAATCAGAACTCATATTCTAGTAAATCACAATTTTCCTCTCCTGAAGTTTCGAAATCCAGTTCCTCTGATAAACTTCAGAGCAGCAGGAAGTCTTTGGCAGTGGAATTCACGAAAAAAAGCTTCAGAAATCATTCTCCATCTTCTAGCAGCATACAAAGCCGTAAAAACTCAATTGAACAGAAGCCTCTTGAAGTTCCAGTTCATCAATCATCGTTCCAGAGCAAGGAGCTTGGAAAAATACAACGTTGCTCAACTGTTAGCTCAGATTGGTGGAATGGTGTTCCTGAGCTGAGTTCTTCTCCAG ATggaaatgaaaaacaacaagatCATCCTGTACCTGACTCTGAAAATGAATCTACGTCGTCCAGTGAGCTGCAGAGTAACAAGAAGTCCGGCTCACCTTTTCTCCCTCCTCCAAACCATGATGTACTCCTTAGTAGTGAATCACCTACTTCAGAATTGGGTGATCGCACATCTCCCGATGGATTTGAATGGCCAGAAGAGTCTGTATCTCCGCCTCCAAATCTTTACGttgtaaagaaagaaaaaactttgcctgaagtggaaaaatatttgagttACGATGGGGAAGCTATATCAAAAGTTGAaagtgatgatgatgatgatagcAGTGTTGACAGTGAATCTAGTGAAAGTGACGAAGAAAGCTTAAGCGAGGCTTTGAGTAAAGCCATTGGGAAAGAAGTAGCTGTTTCTGATGAAGAATTGAACGAAGTTGAAGACGAAGATAATGACCTGAAGAAAATCGTTTTCCCTTCTGATAAGAATAAATGTAACG